The following are encoded together in the Hyalangium ruber genome:
- the traB gene encoding outer membrane exchange protein TraB has translation MKRSLTTALALALGLAATAATAQDARFDVQLFRPSGAPQDVVMVGQSRPLAHMSASGGFFLNFSLDPLVLVNKSGDSSKKVLSLVGNRLQLDAMATVGVFDWAELGVDMPLVLAQGGDNLEAIGSEGAIKGYVLGDLRLTGKVAVPGLRRRPEDSGLGAAITFGLGLPTGDQEAFASDGELTYSPGLLVDYRFESGILLSGTAGLWDRPDRVFNGTTVGDMAPFGIAAEVPILRGSGITAVGMVHGAVGLDKLPDEPRNIPAELLFGLRWYSSTGLTFTVGGGGGCGCSLQAPSLRFFTSIVWVPAKTAEWEAIEKFKEPPEPPPPPPPDSDGDSVTDDLDVCPKEPGRADRGGCPIRDADGDGVEDSLDKCPQVAAGPDGKGGCPLVRIQGNKILILEQVNFATDQDVILSESFPILEEVSQVLKTHPEINRLLVEGHTDARASDDYNLDLSNRRAASVRRYLEESGVSTERLCSQGFGRTKPLAENDTEEGMALNRRVEFTILPPAAEGEPRCPGDPVEKPGKKKGGKRAPASTPLPAPTKPAEKP, from the coding sequence ATGAAGCGCTCGCTCACCACGGCCCTCGCCCTGGCGCTGGGCCTTGCCGCCACCGCCGCCACCGCGCAGGACGCGCGCTTCGATGTCCAGCTCTTCCGGCCCTCCGGAGCCCCTCAAGACGTGGTGATGGTGGGCCAATCCCGGCCCCTCGCGCACATGTCCGCCTCCGGCGGCTTCTTCCTCAACTTCTCGCTCGACCCGCTGGTGCTGGTGAACAAGTCGGGCGACTCCTCCAAGAAGGTGCTCAGCCTCGTCGGCAACCGCCTCCAGCTCGACGCCATGGCCACCGTGGGCGTCTTCGACTGGGCCGAGCTGGGCGTGGACATGCCCCTGGTGCTCGCCCAGGGCGGCGACAACCTGGAGGCCATCGGCTCCGAGGGCGCCATCAAGGGCTATGTCCTCGGAGACCTGCGCCTCACCGGCAAGGTCGCCGTCCCCGGCCTGCGGCGCCGCCCCGAGGACTCCGGCCTGGGCGCCGCCATCACCTTCGGCCTCGGCCTTCCCACCGGAGACCAGGAGGCCTTCGCCAGCGACGGCGAGCTCACCTACTCCCCCGGCCTGCTGGTGGACTACCGCTTCGAGAGCGGCATCCTCCTGTCCGGCACCGCCGGCCTCTGGGACCGCCCGGACCGCGTCTTCAATGGCACCACCGTCGGGGACATGGCCCCCTTCGGCATCGCCGCCGAGGTCCCCATCCTCCGCGGCTCCGGCATCACCGCCGTGGGCATGGTCCACGGCGCCGTCGGGCTCGACAAGCTGCCCGACGAGCCGCGCAACATCCCCGCCGAGCTGCTCTTCGGCCTGCGCTGGTACAGCTCCACCGGCCTCACCTTCACCGTCGGCGGCGGTGGCGGGTGCGGCTGCTCGCTCCAGGCCCCTTCGCTGCGCTTCTTCACCTCCATCGTCTGGGTGCCCGCCAAGACGGCCGAGTGGGAGGCCATCGAGAAGTTCAAGGAGCCGCCCGAGCCGCCTCCTCCGCCTCCGCCCGACTCGGATGGGGACTCCGTCACCGACGACCTCGACGTGTGCCCCAAGGAGCCGGGCCGTGCCGACCGTGGCGGCTGCCCCATTCGTGACGCCGACGGCGATGGCGTGGAGGACTCGCTCGATAAGTGTCCCCAGGTCGCCGCCGGTCCCGACGGCAAGGGCGGCTGCCCGCTGGTCCGCATCCAGGGCAACAAGATCCTCATCCTGGAGCAGGTGAACTTCGCCACCGACCAGGACGTCATCCTCTCCGAGTCCTTCCCCATCCTCGAGGAGGTCTCCCAGGTGCTCAAGACGCACCCGGAGATCAACCGCCTCCTGGTCGAGGGCCACACGGACGCGCGCGCCAGCGATGACTACAACCTGGACCTGTCCAACCGCCGCGCGGCCAGTGTGCGCCGCTACCTGGAAGAGAGCGGCGTGTCCACCGAGCGCCTGTGCTCGCAGGGCTTCGGTCGGACCAAGCCCCTGGCGGAGAACGACACCGAGGAGGGCATGGCCCTCAACCGGCGCGTCGAGTTCACCATCCTCCCGCCCGCCGCCGAGGGTGAGCCCCGCTGCCCCGGCGACCCCGTGGAGAAGCCCGGCAAGAAGAAGGGCGGCAAGCGCGCTCCCGCGTCCACGCCGCTTCCCGCCCCGACGAAGCCCGCCGAGAAGCCGTAG
- a CDS encoding lipase maturation factor family protein, producing the protein MRLGLTSRPLVLYDGDCGFCRRWVTRWQAHTGGRVRFLPARPAVRWLLGIRRKEARRAMQLIEPSGAVFQGAEAAFRMLLSSPRRGTRWAARLGLLPGVRSVTRGVYRVIASHRVQASRLDRLLYGRRYVGPADYRQVRWLFLRLLGGTFLIAFTSLGRQVPGLFGSRGIRPVKDWVGSEQLQTLGKERFHLLPSVFWLDASDAALVRGARAGQLLSLALLFNVAPRTSAALLWALYLSYVSVGREFLSFQWDALLLEMGLLAVVTAPGGVRPGLGRESPSALDVALFRALLLRLYLGSGLSKLQSGDRTWRELTACNHYYETAPLPTRGGWYAHQLPQRLQKASTAATLVMETAVPVLTLLPRRPRQLAFALFGLLQGTIFATGNYGFFNLQSLVLGLWLLDDEALARVLPLGPVEPARPRPLWRTLLGGAAALPLLVLGARELLARFGLPRQLPRALERLEEWARPLRAVNSYGLFSVMTVERPEISIEGSEDGEHWREYPFRYKVSRLDQAPRQVAPHQPRLDWQMWFAALGSPPSWFLSLLVRLLEGSPEVLALLERNPFPERPPRYVRAVLYDYRMTDPATRRSTGAWWKREQLGLYVPPVALGLGARTHRGPLLQWNVEA; encoded by the coding sequence ATGCGTCTGGGCCTGACGTCGCGACCGCTGGTGCTGTACGACGGGGACTGCGGTTTCTGCCGGAGGTGGGTGACTAGGTGGCAGGCGCACACCGGAGGGCGCGTGCGCTTCCTTCCGGCACGGCCGGCGGTGCGCTGGTTGCTGGGCATCCGACGCAAGGAGGCGCGGCGTGCGATGCAGCTCATCGAGCCCTCCGGCGCTGTCTTCCAGGGAGCCGAGGCCGCTTTCCGCATGCTCCTCTCGTCGCCTCGACGCGGGACACGCTGGGCCGCGCGGTTGGGATTGCTCCCGGGCGTGCGCTCGGTCACCCGGGGGGTGTACCGCGTCATCGCGAGCCACCGAGTCCAGGCCTCGCGGCTGGATCGACTCCTTTATGGGCGGCGCTACGTGGGGCCCGCCGACTATCGCCAGGTGCGGTGGCTGTTCCTGAGGTTGCTCGGAGGCACCTTCCTCATCGCATTCACCTCGCTGGGCCGGCAGGTGCCGGGGCTCTTCGGCTCGCGGGGCATCCGCCCGGTGAAGGACTGGGTGGGCTCGGAGCAGCTCCAGACACTGGGGAAGGAGCGCTTCCACCTGCTGCCCTCGGTGTTCTGGCTGGACGCGTCCGATGCGGCGCTGGTGCGCGGCGCCCGGGCCGGACAGCTGCTGTCGCTGGCGTTGCTCTTCAATGTCGCGCCGAGGACGAGCGCGGCCCTGCTGTGGGCCCTGTACCTCTCCTATGTCTCGGTGGGCCGCGAGTTCCTCTCCTTCCAGTGGGATGCCCTGCTGCTGGAGATGGGGCTGCTCGCGGTGGTGACGGCGCCGGGCGGCGTGCGGCCCGGGTTGGGGCGGGAGTCGCCCTCCGCGCTGGACGTGGCGCTCTTCCGGGCGCTCCTGTTGCGCCTCTACCTGGGCTCGGGCCTCAGCAAGCTCCAGTCCGGAGACCGGACCTGGCGGGAGCTGACCGCGTGCAACCACTATTATGAGACGGCGCCCCTGCCCACGCGTGGCGGCTGGTACGCCCACCAGCTGCCCCAGCGCCTGCAGAAGGCCTCCACGGCGGCCACCCTGGTGATGGAGACCGCGGTGCCGGTGCTGACCCTCCTGCCGAGGCGCCCCCGCCAGCTCGCCTTCGCGCTCTTCGGCCTGCTGCAGGGGACCATCTTCGCCACGGGCAACTACGGCTTCTTCAACCTCCAGTCGCTCGTGCTCGGCCTGTGGTTGTTGGACGACGAGGCCCTCGCGCGCGTGTTGCCCCTCGGCCCCGTGGAGCCCGCGCGTCCTCGGCCGCTCTGGCGCACGCTCCTGGGAGGCGCGGCGGCCCTGCCGCTGCTCGTGCTCGGCGCCAGGGAGCTGCTCGCCCGCTTCGGACTGCCCCGGCAGCTCCCACGGGCCCTGGAGCGCCTGGAGGAGTGGGCGCGTCCACTGCGCGCGGTGAACTCCTATGGCTTGTTCAGCGTGATGACGGTGGAGCGGCCGGAGATCTCCATCGAGGGCTCGGAGGATGGAGAGCACTGGCGCGAGTACCCGTTCCGCTACAAGGTGTCGCGGCTGGACCAGGCGCCCCGGCAGGTGGCCCCGCACCAGCCGCGCCTGGACTGGCAGATGTGGTTCGCGGCCCTGGGCTCGCCGCCCAGCTGGTTCCTGTCGCTGCTGGTGCGGCTGCTGGAGGGCTCGCCGGAGGTGTTGGCGCTCCTCGAGCGCAACCCGTTCCCCGAGCGCCCGCCCCGGTATGTGCGCGCGGTGCTGTACGACTACCGGATGACGGACCCGGCCACGCGGCGGAGCACGGGGGCGTGGTGGAAGCGCGAGCAACTGGGGCTCTACGTCCCACCCGTCGCGCTGGGCCTGGGGGCGCGAACCCACCGGGGCCCCCTGCTCCAATGGAACGTCGAAGCATGA
- a CDS encoding MBL fold metallo-hydrolase, translating to MSEPKTKATDLDEIVPGVYNWHVRDDRIGARSDAYAVVDRDGAVVLIDPLPIDESLLRPLGTISAIVLTAGNHQRSAWRFRKLFHVPVWAPENAHGLEEEPDNFYASGASLPGGLSAFHTPGPAEVMFTLWWQQTPRGVVFISDLLTHEGRGRPEFVPGQYQDDPMRTRVSVQRVLDHLPADTLCFAHGEPIVGAGKSALRLALELDDEQPSAPAP from the coding sequence ATGAGCGAGCCGAAGACGAAGGCCACGGACCTGGATGAGATCGTCCCAGGTGTCTACAACTGGCACGTGCGGGATGACCGCATCGGCGCGCGCAGTGACGCCTATGCGGTGGTGGACCGGGATGGTGCCGTCGTCCTGATCGACCCGCTGCCCATCGACGAGTCCCTGCTGCGCCCGCTCGGCACCATCAGCGCCATCGTGCTCACCGCGGGCAACCACCAGCGCTCGGCCTGGCGCTTCCGCAAGCTCTTCCACGTACCCGTGTGGGCCCCGGAGAACGCTCACGGCCTCGAAGAGGAGCCGGACAACTTCTACGCCAGCGGCGCCTCCCTCCCCGGAGGCCTGAGCGCGTTCCACACGCCCGGCCCCGCCGAGGTCATGTTCACCCTCTGGTGGCAGCAGACCCCTCGGGGCGTCGTGTTCATCTCCGACCTGCTCACCCACGAGGGGCGCGGCCGGCCGGAGTTCGTCCCCGGCCAGTACCAGGACGACCCGATGCGCACCCGCGTGAGCGTCCAGCGCGTGCTGGACCACCTCCCCGCGGACACCCTCTGCTTCGCCCATGGCGAGCCCATCGTGGGGGCGGGCAAGTCCGCGCTCCGGCTCGCGCTGGAGCTCGATGACGAGCAGCCCTCGGCGCCCGCGCCCTGA